A single genomic interval of Microbacterium galbinum harbors:
- a CDS encoding Lrp/AsnC family transcriptional regulator — MIRMETSTTPDRPNTLRAPALDPVDQRIVALLAEDGRMTNAELAGTLGVAPSTAHARLRSLIERGVITGFHASVDERMLGAGLQAIIGVSLRPSARRESIVEFADRVRALPQVIQVFFLGGDDDFLLHIAVADSSEMREFVLEHLSAQSSVASTRTSIVFDYHRNSVAASFT; from the coding sequence ATGATTCGCATGGAGACCTCTACGACCCCGGATCGACCGAACACTCTTCGGGCTCCCGCGCTCGACCCGGTCGACCAGCGCATCGTCGCGCTGCTCGCGGAGGACGGCCGCATGACCAACGCCGAGCTCGCCGGCACGCTCGGCGTCGCCCCGTCGACGGCGCACGCGCGGTTGCGCTCGCTGATCGAGCGCGGCGTGATCACGGGGTTCCACGCGAGCGTGGACGAGCGGATGCTGGGCGCCGGCCTCCAGGCCATCATCGGCGTGAGCCTGCGCCCGAGCGCCCGCCGCGAGAGCATCGTCGAGTTCGCCGACCGTGTGCGCGCGTTGCCGCAGGTGATCCAGGTGTTCTTCCTGGGCGGTGACGACGACTTCCTGCTGCACATCGCGGTGGCGGACTCCTCGGAGATGCGCGAGTTCGTACTCGAGCACCTCTCGGCCCAGAGCAGCGTGGCCTCGACGCGTACGAGCATCGTGTTCGACTACCACCGCAACTCGGTCGCCGCGTCGTTCACGTGA
- the ald gene encoding alanine dehydrogenase, with protein sequence MKIGVPTEVKNNENRVALTPAGADRLVHEGHRVLVQSGAGLGSRIDDDAYRAVGAEIVDTAAEAWGAADLLLKVKEPIAQEYGFLHPDLTLFTYLHLAADRPLTEALVAAGTTAVAYETVQLPDRSLPLLVPMSEIAGRLSVTMGSYSLLRSNGGRGLLLGGIAGTPRAKTVVIGGGVAGEHAAANALGLGSQATVFDISLPRLRDLEHRYGGALQTRASSRYDIAEELATADLVIGSVLIPGAAAPKLVTDDMVAGMKAGSVLVDIAIDQGGCFEGSRPTTHDDPTFAVHDSIYYCVANMPGAVPETATRALTNATLPYVSAIAGKGWAQASADDASLAKGLNVQGGRITLDAVARAHGL encoded by the coding sequence ATGAAGATCGGCGTGCCGACCGAGGTCAAGAACAACGAGAACCGCGTCGCGCTCACCCCCGCGGGCGCGGACCGTCTCGTCCACGAGGGACACCGAGTGCTCGTGCAGTCCGGCGCCGGACTCGGGTCGCGCATCGATGACGACGCCTACCGCGCCGTCGGCGCCGAGATCGTCGACACCGCCGCCGAGGCCTGGGGCGCGGCCGACCTCCTCCTCAAGGTCAAGGAGCCGATCGCGCAGGAGTACGGCTTCCTGCACCCCGACCTCACCCTCTTCACGTACCTGCACCTCGCGGCCGACCGCCCGCTGACCGAGGCGCTCGTCGCCGCCGGCACCACCGCCGTCGCCTACGAGACCGTGCAGCTGCCCGACCGCAGCCTGCCGCTGCTGGTGCCGATGAGTGAGATCGCCGGCCGCCTGTCGGTGACGATGGGCTCTTACTCCCTGCTGCGCTCGAACGGTGGCCGCGGACTTCTGCTCGGCGGCATCGCGGGCACCCCGCGCGCCAAGACGGTCGTGATCGGCGGCGGCGTCGCGGGCGAGCACGCCGCAGCGAACGCCCTGGGCCTGGGCTCGCAGGCCACGGTCTTCGACATCTCGCTGCCGCGCCTGCGCGACCTCGAGCACCGTTACGGCGGCGCGCTCCAGACCCGCGCGTCGAGCCGCTACGACATCGCCGAGGAGCTCGCGACCGCCGACCTCGTGATCGGTTCGGTGCTCATCCCGGGCGCGGCCGCTCCCAAGCTCGTCACCGACGACATGGTGGCCGGCATGAAGGCCGGCTCGGTGCTCGTCGACATCGCGATCGACCAGGGCGGATGCTTCGAGGGTTCGCGACCCACGACCCACGACGACCCCACCTTCGCGGTGCACGACTCGATCTACTACTGCGTCGCCAACATGCCCGGCGCCGTTCCCGAGACCGCGACCCGCGCGCTCACGAACGCGACCCTCCCCTACGTCTCGGCGATCGCCGGGAAGGGCTGGGCGCAGGCATCCGCCGACGACGCATCGCTCGCGAAGGGCCTGAACGTGCAGGGCGGGCGCATCACCCTCGACGCGGTCGCCCGCGCGCACGGCCTCTGA
- a CDS encoding pyridoxal phosphate-dependent aminotransferase, whose protein sequence is MTERAPLSRKLSAIAESATLKVDAKAKALKAEGKPVISYAAGEPDFATPQFIVDAAAEALADPASYRYTPAAGLPALREAIAAKTLRDSGLEVSPSQVLVTNGGKQSVYQAFQTVVNPGDEVLLPAPYWTTYPEAIRLADGTPVEVFAGADQDYKVTVAQLEAARTPRTTALVFVSPSNPTGSVYTAEETKAIGEWALEHGIWVISDEIYQNLTYEGTAAVSIVEAVPEVAGQTILVNGVAKTYAMTGWRVGWMVGPADAIKIAGNLQSHLTSNVNNVAQKAAIAALNGPQTEAEQMREAFDRRRRLIVSELSKIEGVVVPNPLGAFYVYPDVQGLLGRTWGGVTPTTSLELADLILEQAEVAVVPGEAFGPSGYLRLSYALGDDALLEGIQRLQRLFAS, encoded by the coding sequence GTGACCGAACGCGCTCCTCTCTCCCGCAAACTGTCCGCGATCGCCGAGTCCGCGACCCTCAAGGTCGACGCGAAGGCCAAGGCACTGAAGGCGGAGGGCAAGCCCGTCATCTCGTATGCCGCCGGCGAGCCCGACTTCGCGACGCCGCAGTTCATCGTGGATGCCGCGGCCGAGGCCCTGGCCGACCCCGCGAGCTACCGCTACACGCCCGCCGCCGGCCTCCCGGCGCTGCGCGAGGCGATCGCCGCGAAGACGCTGCGCGACTCGGGTCTCGAGGTCTCGCCGAGCCAGGTGCTCGTGACCAACGGCGGCAAGCAGTCGGTCTACCAGGCGTTCCAGACCGTGGTGAACCCCGGCGACGAGGTGCTGCTGCCGGCGCCCTACTGGACCACGTACCCCGAGGCGATCCGTCTCGCCGACGGCACGCCCGTCGAGGTGTTCGCGGGTGCCGACCAGGACTACAAGGTCACGGTCGCGCAGCTCGAGGCCGCCCGCACCCCGCGCACGACCGCGCTCGTCTTCGTGTCGCCGTCGAACCCCACCGGGTCGGTGTACACCGCCGAGGAGACGAAGGCGATCGGCGAGTGGGCCCTCGAGCACGGCATCTGGGTGATCAGCGACGAGATCTACCAGAACCTCACGTACGAGGGAACCGCGGCGGTCTCGATCGTCGAGGCGGTCCCCGAGGTCGCCGGCCAGACGATCCTCGTCAACGGCGTCGCGAAGACCTACGCCATGACGGGCTGGCGCGTGGGCTGGATGGTCGGCCCGGCCGACGCGATCAAGATCGCCGGCAACCTGCAGTCGCACCTGACGAGCAACGTCAACAACGTCGCCCAGAAGGCCGCGATCGCCGCACTCAACGGACCGCAGACCGAGGCCGAGCAGATGCGCGAAGCCTTCGACCGCCGTCGCCGGCTCATCGTCTCGGAGCTCTCGAAGATCGAGGGCGTCGTCGTGCCGAACCCCCTCGGCGCCTTCTACGTGTACCCCGATGTGCAGGGGCTCCTCGGCCGCACCTGGGGCGGCGTCACGCCGACCACGTCGCTCGAGCTCGCCGACCTCATCCTCGAGCAGGCCGAGGTCGCGGTCGTCCCGGGCGAGGCCTTCGGCCCGAGCGGCTACCTGCGCCTGTCGTACGCGCTCGGCGACGACGCGCTGCTCGAAGGCATCCAGCGCCTGCAGCGCCTGTTCGCCTCCTGA
- a CDS encoding VOC family protein: MSGLIPYLLFPGNAAEAFAHYQGIFGGELQLFDYAELGRHDGPADAIGHGMLRGVVELAGADAGADDDAVQMGGMFFSLLGTADADTLTRWFDALATEGRVISPLTTRPWGDVDGSLVDRYGIRWLIGYHPEE, translated from the coding sequence ATGAGCGGACTCATCCCCTACCTCCTCTTCCCCGGCAACGCCGCGGAGGCCTTCGCTCACTACCAGGGCATCTTCGGTGGCGAGCTGCAGCTCTTCGACTACGCCGAGCTCGGTCGCCACGACGGTCCCGCCGACGCGATCGGGCACGGCATGCTGCGCGGGGTCGTCGAGCTCGCCGGGGCGGATGCCGGGGCCGACGACGACGCGGTGCAGATGGGCGGGATGTTCTTCTCGCTGCTGGGAACGGCGGATGCCGACACCCTCACGCGCTGGTTCGACGCGCTCGCTACAGAAGGTCGGGTCATCTCGCCCTTGACCACCCGCCCGTGGGGCGACGTCGACGGGTCGCTCGTGGATCGCTACGGCATCCGCTGGTTGATCGGGTACCACCCGGAGGAGTGA
- a CDS encoding AMP-binding protein — protein MSDAEGVGVPDDPDAIDPLALAEYAPGAAAVLTDAERWPTLDDAGAARLTRWRRHPDAPQWTHATGDRLSAAQVERVRHPLPTDGWLADHLAAVRRTLRHRAMPADAALVDYPTTRRSDLVADLGAHVPLDADLGRMLHGTSSGSTGAALLIPDDVEEVARGFHLLRALAAQQGATVSDDGERMAVANLVFQRQAFTYVSVISSFAHRAMARLNLHVSAWPDADARRRFLADADPQILSGHPTSLAELVDAGLDGVLHPSVIFSGAMALSAPLRARLEHAFGCPVIDVYGLHETRPIAARADDGPFRVLDRRVLVEVLDPRRDIAVPDGEVGEITVTAGENPLLPLVRYRTGDYGRLVRSADGAVGIADLEGRENTRFRAGDGSLVASVDLTQHLQAHGAEGWSVVQGDDGVVHATIAGGDAAAIEAALAALLAVPVEVTAVARVIDLGEGKPRRYRSTLAG, from the coding sequence GTGAGTGACGCCGAGGGGGTCGGCGTTCCCGACGACCCCGACGCCATCGATCCGCTCGCACTCGCCGAGTACGCACCCGGGGCGGCAGCGGTGCTCACGGATGCCGAGCGCTGGCCGACCCTCGACGATGCGGGGGCCGCCCGCCTCACCCGGTGGCGACGGCATCCCGACGCCCCGCAGTGGACGCACGCGACCGGTGACCGGCTGAGCGCCGCGCAGGTCGAGCGGGTACGGCATCCGCTCCCGACGGACGGATGGCTCGCCGATCACCTGGCCGCGGTTCGCCGCACGCTGAGGCACCGCGCGATGCCCGCGGATGCCGCGCTCGTCGACTACCCGACCACCCGCCGCAGCGACCTCGTCGCCGACCTCGGTGCGCACGTGCCGCTCGACGCCGACCTCGGACGGATGCTGCACGGCACGAGCTCGGGGTCGACCGGTGCCGCCCTGCTGATCCCCGACGACGTCGAGGAGGTCGCACGCGGGTTCCACCTGCTGCGCGCGCTGGCCGCACAGCAGGGCGCGACCGTCAGCGACGACGGTGAGCGGATGGCGGTCGCGAACCTCGTCTTCCAACGCCAGGCGTTCACCTACGTCTCGGTGATCAGCAGCTTCGCCCACCGCGCGATGGCCCGGCTCAACCTGCACGTGTCGGCGTGGCCGGATGCCGACGCCCGACGCCGATTCCTCGCCGACGCCGACCCGCAGATCCTCAGCGGGCACCCGACCAGCCTCGCCGAGCTCGTCGATGCGGGACTCGACGGGGTGCTGCATCCCTCGGTGATCTTCTCGGGGGCGATGGCGCTCTCGGCCCCGCTGCGCGCGCGGCTCGAGCACGCGTTCGGGTGCCCCGTGATCGACGTCTACGGGCTGCACGAGACCCGGCCGATCGCCGCGCGCGCCGACGACGGCCCGTTCCGGGTGCTCGATCGTCGGGTCCTCGTCGAGGTGCTCGATCCGCGGCGCGACATCGCGGTGCCCGACGGAGAGGTCGGCGAGATCACGGTGACCGCGGGGGAGAACCCGTTGCTGCCGCTCGTGCGCTACCGCACCGGCGACTACGGGCGGCTCGTGCGGTCGGCCGACGGCGCGGTGGGGATCGCCGACCTCGAGGGGCGCGAGAACACCCGTTTCCGTGCGGGCGACGGGTCGCTCGTCGCCAGCGTCGACCTCACCCAGCACCTGCAGGCGCACGGCGCCGAGGGGTGGTCGGTCGTGCAGGGCGACGACGGGGTCGTGCACGCGACGATCGCCGGAGGAGACGCCGCGGCGATCGAGGCGGCGCTCGCCGCGCTGCTGGCGGTGCCGGTCGAGGTCACCGCCGTGGCGCGGGTGATCGACCTCGGCGAGGGCAAGCCGCGACGCTACCGCAGTACACTCGCGGGATGA
- a CDS encoding phosphohydrolase, protein MAETERAENEQASTEELLAAWSERSGGEQEAWTRARPGPALDAIAARLSAVPQMFLDDRVSVRALGGDVLGMAPACVRFADDERVRRGAAIALWIVASEELVAPFSSPVGGGAAALAVDALALRLAPVSDPLSWISDDERRIEAARTFLLWRGYLPEGEDAQTASSLLAAVDSLARDKALADAYEGHRHRAEIARKLQEARRKEAAARYSSE, encoded by the coding sequence ATGGCTGAGACGGAGCGGGCGGAGAACGAGCAGGCGTCGACGGAAGAGCTGCTCGCGGCCTGGAGCGAGCGGTCCGGCGGGGAGCAGGAGGCGTGGACGCGCGCCCGCCCGGGCCCCGCACTCGACGCGATCGCCGCCCGGCTCTCGGCGGTGCCGCAGATGTTCCTCGACGACCGCGTCTCCGTGCGCGCGCTCGGGGGTGACGTGCTCGGGATGGCGCCGGCCTGCGTGCGCTTCGCCGACGATGAGCGCGTGCGCCGGGGAGCGGCGATCGCGCTCTGGATCGTCGCGAGTGAGGAGCTCGTCGCCCCGTTCTCCTCCCCGGTGGGAGGGGGCGCCGCTGCCCTCGCGGTCGATGCGCTCGCACTGCGGCTCGCCCCCGTGTCCGACCCGCTGAGCTGGATCTCCGACGACGAGCGGCGCATCGAGGCGGCGCGCACGTTCCTGCTCTGGCGCGGATACCTGCCGGAGGGCGAAGACGCGCAGACCGCCTCGTCTCTGCTCGCCGCGGTCGACTCCCTCGCCCGTGACAAGGCGCTCGCGGATGCCTACGAGGGGCACCGGCATCGCGCCGAGATCGCCCGCAAGCTGCAGGAGGCGCGTCGCAAGGAGGCGGCGGCCCGGTACTCCAGTGAGTGA
- a CDS encoding VWA domain-containing protein, with product MRTGKVPRAAVDETVRAAWERALTLWGVRLNDPIVLPGAHAKAGAPAWFTFPPSVSIDPDYLAGRGLADELWSMLAHEVGHHVLAPSTRIDGLKVRHQMARALAAVSSRAPAASDIGLLANLWNDLLVNTRLAQLQRAEADAAGEPGIIRLGRVLYPAPAGSADRLWWVYCRAYEILWRLPAGTLCAIDAPPAPPPAVAHEQLPPLDTIAERHREKERILRERKAESARIAAELAGARTTNPVVDAALVADAVRTFGADPVSGAVRFGVIAAPYIAERQDAAREVPTVGGVGCAADEKGPSAEELGRILADQRLRGDLPAHPGAAEAVEPDDDESSQPGQRLDVARTLGLYSDLDQAEVLAAWYRTEAASRVRPYTRRAPAQPAGGLPGPLELWETGDAIGDIDWAATLRGGRVIPGVTTRRRSELDDDPVVRETSIEIDLYIDSSGSMRNPRAGSPAVLAGTILALSVLRGGGRVRVTSFSAAGQVAGMERASRDPAEIVGALCVFFGGGTSFPLDLYGSRYAALPRATEEVQRHVVVLSDDGLVSMFGVGNEPFAGVARAVREKLTTGTLVLMDRLHRVSDLARRDGYDVVYLSSMDDAPAACAALAERLHG from the coding sequence GTGAGGACGGGAAAGGTTCCCCGCGCAGCGGTCGACGAGACCGTGCGCGCGGCCTGGGAGCGCGCGCTCACGCTGTGGGGTGTACGACTGAACGACCCGATCGTGCTGCCCGGTGCGCACGCGAAAGCCGGGGCGCCCGCCTGGTTCACCTTCCCACCGTCCGTCTCGATCGACCCCGACTACCTCGCCGGCCGCGGCCTCGCCGACGAGCTCTGGAGCATGCTGGCGCACGAGGTCGGACACCACGTGCTCGCCCCGAGCACCCGGATCGACGGGCTGAAGGTGCGGCATCAGATGGCACGGGCGCTCGCCGCGGTCTCGTCGCGCGCGCCCGCGGCATCCGATATCGGCCTGCTCGCCAACCTCTGGAACGATCTGCTCGTCAACACCCGGCTCGCGCAGTTGCAGCGGGCCGAGGCGGATGCCGCGGGCGAGCCGGGGATCATCCGTCTCGGTCGTGTGCTGTACCCCGCACCCGCCGGCAGCGCCGATCGACTGTGGTGGGTGTACTGCCGCGCCTACGAGATCCTGTGGCGGCTGCCGGCCGGCACGCTCTGCGCGATCGACGCCCCGCCCGCCCCGCCGCCCGCCGTCGCGCACGAACAGCTGCCGCCGCTCGACACGATCGCCGAGAGGCACCGTGAGAAGGAGCGCATCCTGCGCGAGCGCAAGGCCGAGAGCGCGCGCATCGCCGCCGAGCTCGCCGGCGCGCGCACGACGAATCCCGTCGTCGATGCCGCGCTGGTCGCCGATGCGGTGCGCACGTTCGGCGCCGACCCGGTGTCGGGTGCGGTGCGGTTCGGGGTGATCGCGGCGCCCTACATCGCCGAACGGCAGGATGCCGCGCGCGAGGTGCCCACCGTCGGCGGGGTCGGCTGCGCGGCCGACGAGAAAGGGCCGAGCGCCGAGGAACTCGGCCGCATCCTCGCGGATCAGCGTCTGCGCGGCGACCTCCCGGCGCATCCGGGGGCGGCGGAGGCGGTGGAGCCTGACGACGACGAGTCGTCGCAGCCCGGACAGCGCCTCGACGTCGCCCGCACGCTGGGGCTCTACTCCGACCTCGATCAGGCCGAGGTGCTCGCGGCCTGGTACCGCACCGAGGCGGCGAGTCGGGTGCGCCCCTACACGCGGCGCGCGCCGGCGCAGCCCGCCGGAGGGCTCCCCGGGCCGCTCGAACTGTGGGAGACCGGAGACGCGATCGGCGACATCGACTGGGCCGCCACCCTGCGCGGCGGTCGGGTCATTCCCGGGGTGACCACGCGGCGCCGCTCGGAACTGGACGACGACCCGGTCGTGCGCGAGACGAGCATCGAGATCGACCTCTACATCGACTCGTCCGGGTCGATGCGCAACCCCCGCGCCGGGTCTCCGGCCGTGCTGGCCGGCACGATCCTCGCGCTGTCGGTGCTCCGCGGCGGCGGGCGCGTGCGCGTGACCAGTTTCTCCGCCGCCGGGCAGGTCGCGGGCATGGAGCGCGCCAGCCGCGACCCCGCCGAGATCGTCGGCGCCCTCTGCGTGTTCTTCGGCGGCGGCACTTCGTTCCCGCTCGATCTGTACGGCTCCCGCTACGCGGCTCTGCCGCGCGCGACCGAGGAGGTGCAGCGCCATGTCGTGGTGCTCTCCGACGACGGGCTCGTGTCGATGTTCGGCGTCGGGAACGAGCCCTTCGCGGGCGTCGCCCGGGCGGTGAGGGAGAAGCTCACCACGGGTACGCTCGTGCTCATGGACCGACTCCACCGCGTCTCCGACCTCGCCCGGCGCGACGGGTACGACGTGGTGTACCTGTCGAGCATGGACGATGCCCCCGCGGCCTGCGCCGCCCTCGCGGAGCGACTGCATGGCTGA
- a CDS encoding potassium transporter Kef produces the protein MIRRPLQLANARDSFPPASPPDLTAAGLDIAAAIEGVRRAHGEVGLFVRALAAGLAEDADAAADRERALDLVAIAAWRSGALALRDDALTRVERIEPAVERRAAAATLGIGIELLEAFLRRQRTDRFWWPGRADERGYVLATGGFRGVGGAWIRPPDRVVRLADAGAFAILVAGEWWRLDADVWGARLTASVEPEAAASDPAASTPATDGVSVVIGPDTHLAWVHVRDAA, from the coding sequence GTGATCCGCCGCCCGCTGCAGCTCGCGAATGCGCGGGACTCCTTCCCGCCCGCCTCGCCGCCCGACCTGACGGCCGCGGGACTCGACATCGCCGCCGCGATCGAGGGCGTGCGCCGCGCGCACGGCGAGGTGGGGCTGTTCGTCCGAGCGCTCGCCGCGGGCCTCGCGGAGGATGCGGATGCGGCGGCCGATCGCGAGCGCGCTCTCGACCTCGTCGCGATCGCGGCGTGGCGGTCCGGCGCCCTGGCTCTGCGCGATGACGCCCTGACCCGGGTCGAACGCATCGAGCCGGCGGTCGAGCGGCGGGCGGCCGCCGCGACCCTCGGGATCGGCATCGAGCTCCTCGAAGCGTTCCTGCGCCGACAGCGCACCGACCGGTTCTGGTGGCCCGGGCGTGCGGACGAGCGCGGATACGTGCTCGCGACCGGAGGGTTCCGCGGCGTCGGCGGCGCGTGGATCCGTCCGCCGGACCGGGTCGTGCGCCTCGCGGATGCCGGAGCGTTCGCGATCCTCGTCGCGGGGGAGTGGTGGCGTCTCGACGCCGACGTGTGGGGCGCCCGGCTCACGGCGTCCGTCGAGCCCGAAGCTGCGGCCTCCGACCCCGCGGCATCCACCCCCGCAACCGACGGCGTGAGCGTCGTCATCGGGCCCGACACCCACCTCGCCTGGGTGCACGTGCGAGACGCCGCGTGA
- a CDS encoding AAA family ATPase produces MSDRWSRVSASPTNPGADHGVGQMTAEELFRPAAAATAVPLDEKLRQAYYWMVNRAVISPYYDIEFSHGEPLSIALGDADAKVSLPTQASFSSNVLLPLLTFAVGGKCLLIGGPGRGKTTVAVLMGVLAGTGADDVRRAVQQGQPQLTVSDLVGIPLPRDLVEAEKLSDIRIAWRDWLGLPVKIIDEYNRVPTKTQSALLTMVAEGYVESHDQMRRTAPHGGVESWFFTANDDAGGGTFPVIQALRDRMDVTVQAAGFNSRFLDELITRVEAGEKPEEHVPTELRFDAAEQERMRALIRAVPIPDGVRHRLRFFLSHFEFVQHGGRRFEYRTKDVVTTAGGSVGEVIEANSGADLEVDLGAQTRNGLSVRALQTLILYAKAMAWFRGADAVELADIAAILPFVLRGKLLPNDTHPRFDVGAERELATDTVSWLNDLFVQSCRQYDMLGRDADDPVAALLGELDRGLDGVSALDVSRRITAIEAQLRRIAGVGKLYGRDFDDVIALKYLHQRYTAFARWQETRG; encoded by the coding sequence ATGTCCGATCGCTGGAGCCGCGTGTCCGCATCGCCCACCAACCCGGGAGCCGATCACGGCGTCGGGCAGATGACCGCCGAGGAGCTCTTCCGCCCGGCAGCGGCGGCGACCGCGGTGCCCCTCGACGAGAAGCTGCGCCAGGCCTACTACTGGATGGTCAATCGGGCCGTCATCTCCCCGTACTACGACATCGAGTTCTCGCACGGCGAGCCGCTCTCGATCGCGCTCGGCGACGCCGATGCCAAGGTCTCGCTGCCCACTCAGGCATCCTTCTCGTCGAACGTGCTGCTGCCACTGCTCACGTTCGCGGTCGGCGGCAAGTGCCTCCTGATCGGCGGGCCGGGGCGCGGCAAGACGACGGTCGCCGTGCTCATGGGCGTGCTCGCCGGCACCGGGGCCGACGACGTGCGCCGGGCCGTGCAGCAGGGGCAGCCGCAGCTCACGGTGAGCGACCTCGTGGGCATTCCGCTGCCGCGCGACCTCGTCGAGGCCGAGAAGCTCAGCGACATCCGCATCGCGTGGCGCGACTGGCTCGGCCTCCCGGTGAAGATCATCGACGAGTACAACCGCGTCCCCACCAAGACGCAGTCGGCGCTGCTGACGATGGTCGCCGAGGGGTACGTCGAGAGCCACGACCAGATGCGACGCACCGCACCGCACGGCGGCGTCGAGAGCTGGTTCTTCACCGCGAACGACGATGCGGGCGGGGGGACGTTCCCGGTGATCCAGGCGCTCCGCGATCGCATGGACGTCACGGTGCAGGCCGCCGGCTTCAACAGCCGCTTCCTCGACGAGCTCATCACGCGGGTCGAGGCGGGGGAGAAGCCCGAGGAGCACGTGCCGACGGAACTGCGCTTCGATGCGGCCGAACAGGAGCGGATGCGCGCCCTGATCCGCGCCGTGCCGATCCCCGACGGCGTGCGCCACCGCCTGCGGTTCTTCCTCAGCCACTTCGAGTTCGTGCAGCACGGCGGACGCCGTTTCGAGTACCGCACGAAAGACGTCGTGACGACCGCGGGCGGCAGCGTCGGCGAGGTCATCGAGGCGAACAGCGGCGCCGACCTCGAGGTCGACCTCGGCGCCCAGACGCGCAACGGCCTCTCGGTGCGCGCGCTGCAGACCCTCATCCTCTACGCGAAGGCGATGGCCTGGTTCCGAGGAGCGGATGCCGTCGAGCTCGCCGACATCGCCGCGATCCTGCCCTTCGTGCTGCGGGGAAAACTGCTGCCCAACGACACCCACCCGCGCTTCGACGTGGGTGCCGAGCGCGAACTCGCCACCGACACCGTGAGCTGGCTGAATGACCTGTTCGTGCAGTCGTGCCGCCAGTACGACATGCTCGGCCGCGATGCCGACGACCCGGTGGCCGCGCTCCTCGGCGAACTCGACCGAGGACTCGACGGTGTCTCGGCTCTCGACGTCTCGCGCCGGATCACCGCGATCGAGGCGCAGCTGCGCCGCATCGCCGGCGTCGGCAAGCTCTACGGCCGCGACTTCGACGACGTGATCGCGCTCAAGTACCTCCATCAGCGCTACACCGCGTTCGCCCGCTGGCAGGAGACCCGCGGGTGA
- a CDS encoding AAA family ATPase: protein MTAAAPRREGHGLVIGKFYPFHSGHSHLIREAERRSERVTVQVLGASVESIPLETRADWIRESHPGARVVAAMDDAPVDFGSDAAWREHLTVIESLLDGPVDTVYSCDAYGGELAQRLGAHWVRIDEGRRINPVSGTAIRADPAALWHELAPAVRASLTPRVVVLGAESTGSTTLAEALAAHLGTLWVPEYGREHSEVREGGLEAPWRSDEFDLIVDRQIALEERALRRVPRPVLVCDTDVLATALWHERYVGTVAERLHRAADGHRPLLYVLTGDEIPFEQDGMRDGEHIRHDMQQRFRDVLAAQPVPWLEVRGDVPARVQAAASALEPLLAAHLSFAIPLEARPMDEQRALQRAAAHGSAAYGAAAHESATNRADAHGAGGRTGEGDGRP from the coding sequence GTGACGGCCGCCGCACCGCGCCGCGAGGGCCACGGGCTCGTGATCGGCAAGTTCTATCCGTTCCACAGCGGGCATTCGCACCTCATCCGCGAGGCCGAACGGCGCAGCGAGCGCGTCACCGTGCAGGTGCTCGGAGCATCCGTCGAATCGATCCCGCTCGAGACGCGCGCCGACTGGATCCGTGAATCGCACCCCGGCGCGCGGGTCGTGGCGGCGATGGACGACGCCCCGGTGGACTTCGGATCGGATGCCGCGTGGCGTGAGCACCTCACCGTGATCGAGTCGCTGCTCGACGGACCCGTCGACACCGTCTACTCGTGCGACGCGTACGGCGGAGAACTCGCGCAGCGCCTCGGTGCGCACTGGGTGCGCATCGACGAGGGCCGACGGATCAACCCGGTGTCGGGCACGGCGATCCGCGCCGACCCCGCGGCGCTCTGGCACGAGCTCGCGCCGGCCGTGCGGGCGTCGCTCACTCCCCGGGTCGTCGTTCTCGGCGCCGAGTCGACCGGGTCCACGACGCTCGCCGAGGCGCTGGCCGCGCACCTCGGCACGCTGTGGGTTCCCGAGTACGGGCGGGAGCACTCCGAAGTGCGCGAGGGCGGGCTCGAGGCGCCCTGGCGCAGCGACGAGTTCGACCTCATCGTCGACCGGCAGATCGCCCTCGAGGAGCGGGCGCTGCGCCGTGTGCCGCGCCCGGTGCTGGTGTGCGACACCGATGTGCTCGCGACCGCGCTCTGGCACGAGCGCTACGTCGGCACGGTCGCCGAGCGCCTGCACCGCGCCGCCGACGGCCACCGCCCCCTCCTCTACGTGCTCACGGGCGACGAGATCCCGTTCGAACAGGACGGCATGCGCGACGGCGAGCACATCCGCCACGACATGCAGCAGCGCTTCCGCGATGTCCTCGCCGCGCAGCCGGTGCCCTGGCTCGAGGTGCGCGGCGACGTGCCGGCGCGCGTGCAGGCCGCGGCATCCGCTCTCGAACCGCTGCTGGCCGCGCACCTCAGCTTCGCGATCCCGCTCGAGGCGCGCCCGATGGACGAGCAGCGCGCCCTGCAGCGCGCGGCCGCGCACGGGTCGGCTGCGTACGGCGCGGCTGCGCACGAGTCGGCAACGAACCGCGCGGACGCGCACGGTGCGGGCGGTCGGACCGGAGAGGGCGACGGGAGGCCCTGA